Proteins encoded in a region of the Triplophysa dalaica isolate WHDGS20190420 chromosome 10, ASM1584641v1, whole genome shotgun sequence genome:
- the elfn2a gene encoding extracellular leucine-rich repeat and fibronectin type III domain containing 2a yields the protein MAYRFSLRCAFPPTFLLPLFFLLHAPSFVRGDCWLIEGDKGYVWLAICSQNQPPYETIPQHINNTVHDLRLNENKLKAIFFTSLSRFTNLTDLNLTKNEISYIEDGAFAGQANLQVLQLGYNKLTNLTEGMLRGLGRMQCLYLQHNLIEVIAVNAFWECPSLSSLDLSSNKLAKLDESTFTVLGRLIVCELAGNPFHCGCDLYSFLIWLEAFDNVTHTYDRLQCETPKELFGFPLLSPRSNHIRNARVILYSMCKTGINSITALPDFLTESSGVEINISDQVGPYQQPTASSTTDPTYSPSIKLQTVSLYTASFLVHIPKPFSKMYILVQYNHSYVSDIMNLKKKKEIVIANNLKPHTNYTYCVASIRNSQRYNHTCLYFATRAPGPDDLKATPSTTSHYIMTIVGCLLGMVIVLGLVYYCLRRRRIQEEKDKSVSVKKTILEMRYGPEAAAAAAKDPSALQKLHDQSHHHHSKLPQSTSSSLGILHGSANTTSSRLSSLPQVEKMATAFSEAISTNKCNYMDVRTLPGGEERVRDGVVTGSVDEMAREQNGINGADDSDDDGRDSTSEISTIAKEVDKVNQIINNCIDALKLDTVAVVAAAAATVTTADNTASPPPPSVISLARGLIPLSPTITETCQIMSSPKIRLPPPVPLILPLSERPGISGGGFLSPPYRDPPPATASRPLQRQLSADAAVVSINSVKNRCSVSSGSSVKSVRVYNLDVPDPRNLEQCKYPEKGSPVRCGEPLERLPLIGVQGVSNGRGDGGSRGGRGAGGGSGGSGGCGVVVGGGGTTAQQHHLEVHPDYHCSEHRHSFPALYYEGATDSPAQKVSFLKPLTRTKKDTAYSQLSPRHHNYSGYSSSPEYSSESTLKIWERFRPYKKSPREEAYIAAGHALRKKVQFAKDEDLHDILDYWKGVSAQQKL from the coding sequence ATGGCCTACAGGTTTAGCCTCCGTTGTGCATTTCCACCCACCTTCCTTCTCCCCCTGTTTTTCCTTCTCCATGCACCTTCCTTTGTGAGAGGTGACTGCTGGCTAATTGAGGGAGATAAAGGCTATGTCTGGCTGGCGATCTGCAGTCAGAACCAGCCTCCTTATGAGACAATCCCACAGCACATTAACAACACCGTCCATGACTTACGACTGAACGAGAACAAGCTCAAGGCGATTTTCTTCACCTCACTTAGCCGGTTTACCAACCTCACCGACCTCAACCTCACCAAGAATGAAATCTCCTACATTGAGGATGGTGCCTTTGCAGGACAGGCCAATCTACAGGTCTTGCAATTGGGTTACAACAAGTTAACCAACCTTACAGAAGGAATGCTACGAGGGTTGGGTCGAATGCAGTGCCTATATCTTCAGCATAACCTTATAGAGGTCATCGCAGTCAATGCCTTCTGGGAGTGTCCAAGCCTTAGCAGTCTTGATCTGTCCTCGAACAAATTAGCAAAGCTGGATGAATCCACTTTCACTGTTTTGGGGCGGCTAATAGTGTGTGAACTGGCTGGAAACCCTTTCCATTGTGGCTGTGACTTGTACAGCTTCCTCATCTGGCTGGAGGCTTTTGACAACGTCACTCACACCTATGACAGACTTCAATGTGAGACACCCAAAGAACTCTTTGGTTTCCCTCTGTTGAGTCCCAGAAGCAATCATATTAGAAATGCTCGTGTCATCCTGTATTCTATGTGCAAAACAGGAATTAATAGCATAACTGCCCTGCCTGACTTTCTGACGGAGTCTTCTGGAGTGGAAATTAATATTTCTGATCAAGTGGGACCTTATCAACAGCCCACGGCTTCGTCGACAACAGACCCCACCTACAGTCCCTCTATTAAGCTGCAAACCGTGTCCCTCTACACTGCATCCTTTTTGGTACATATTCCCAAGCCTTTtagtaaaatgtatattttagtaCAGTACAACCACTCTTACGTGTCTGACATCATGaacttaaagaagaaaaaagagatTGTCATAGCAAACAATTTAAAACCCCACACAAACTACACTTACTGTGTTGCCTCAATTCGCAATTCCCAGCGGTACAATCATACCTGCCTGTATTTTGCCACGCGGGCTCCGGGGCCTGACGACTTGAAAGCGACCCCCTCAACCACCTCTCATTACATTATGACCATTGTAGGCTGCCTGCTTGGAATGGTCATTGTGTTGGGTTTGGTGTACTACTGCCTGCGTAGGCGTCGAATACAGGAGGAAAAAGATAAGTCTGTCAGTGTAAAGAAAACCATTTTGGAGATGCGCTATGGACCCGAAGCTGCTGCTGCGGCAGCCAAGGATCCTTCCGCCTTGCAGAAACTCCACGACCAGTCCCATCACCACCATAGCAAACTGCCTCAATCAACCTCTTCAAGCTTGGGCATCCTCCATGGCTCTGCCAACACCACATCCTCTCGACTTTCCTCACTGCCACAGGTCGAGAAAATGGCCACAGCTTTCTCAGAGGCCATCTCTACCAATAAGTGTAATTATATGGATGTGCGGACATTACCGGGAGGAGAAGAGCGAGTGAGAGATGGAGTTGTAACCGGTTCAGTGGATGAAATGGCAAGAGAACAAAATGGGATTAACGGAGCGGATGATTCTGATGACGACGGTCGAGATTCAACTTCAGAGATCTCCACTATTGCCAAGGAGGTGGATAAGGTAAACCAGATTATCAATAACTGCATTGATGCCCTTAAACTAGACACTGTAGCTGTTGTTGCAGCCGCTGCAGCCACTGTAACTACAGCGGATAACACTGCCTCTCCACCACCTCCTAGTGTCATATCTTTAGCTAGAGGGTTAATCCCACTTTCCCCTACCATCACTGAGACATGTCAGATCATGTCCTCCCCTAAAATCCGTCTTCCACCCCCTGTTCCCCTCATTTTACCCCTTTCTGAACGGCCAGGCATCAGTGGAGGGGGCTTCCTCTCCCCTCCCTACAGGGACCCACCCCCAGCCACAGCCTCAAGGCCCCTGCAGAGACAACTCAGCGCAGATGCCGCAGTTGTTTCAATCAACTCTGTCAAAAACCGCTGCAGTGTGTCTTCAGGTAGCTCTGTTAAAAGCGTTCGGGTTTACAACCTAGACGTCCCCGACCCTCGCAACCTAGAGCAATGCAAGTACCCTGAGAAAGGCAGCCCTGTCCGGTGCGGGGAGCCGCTAGAGAGGCTGCCCTTAATTGGGGTTCAGGGAGTCAGTAACGGCAGAGGAGATGGTGGCAGCAGGGGTGGAAGGGGAGCCGGTGGTGGCAGTGGTGGTTCGGGTGGGTGTGGTGTTGTGGTCGGAGGTGGGGGAACCACAGCTCAGCAGCACCACCTGGAGGTGCACCCAGACTACCACTGCTCAGAGCACCGACACTCCTTCCCCGCCCTCTACTATGAGGGTGCCACCGACTCCCCTGCCCAGAAAGTCTCCTTTCTGAAGCCTCTCACTCGCACCAAGAAGGATACTGCCTACTCCCAACTTTCTCCCCGTCATCACAATTACTCGGGGTATTCCTCCAGCCCTGAGTACTCCTCCGAGAGCACTCTCAAAATCTGGGAGCGCTTCAGGCCCTACAAGAAAAGCCCTCGCGAGGAGGCCTACATAGCAGCAGGCCATGCTCTTCGAAAGAAAGTGCAGTTTGCAAAAGATGAAGATCTGCATGACATTCTGGACTACTGGAAGGGAGTGTCGGCGCAGCAGAAACTGTGA